The sequence cacTAATTTCTTAAAAGAATTCATGttttcaaatgtttcatttttattagacAATTTactttaagtaaaaataaatatgtatttaacacACCtcttatatttcaaataaagatttcaaaCTTTTTAGTAACAGTTAGCAGTAAGCTTTCCTATAGTCGCATTAGTTAAATACAGTAATACttctaaagtatttattaattttaatatttatttctagaTTTATTAAGACAGTAGTCGAACATGCCTTAAATCAAATATTAATGCATCTTGACCCATCATAAATGAGTAATgaacaattttttatgtttttatgaacTATCATTGACAAAGATTCCTAAATGTTGTCAAACATTATAGTTCATTTAATGTTAATCATTGTAATGTGAGGTAAACATGACCTTATTGTGTTATTGTTTGTTAATAATATCATACCTGTATTTGAACATActgggtttttttttataaatgcacaAGCAGTTTTTCAAAAATTACAAAATGCTAAAAgtataaaaacacacaataaagtataaaaatataagtaacattttattttaaggtgttctTGTTACACGTTCCATGTACTTACTATAATTACACAATAGGGTTGCaggatgttggaaaaaaaaaaaaaaatcgaacactgcaatgttttgtttttctgcgatatatattgcgacatgaatataatttcaccagattaatTTAAAAATGGCTTGATTTGGAAAGATTGAATtcatttggattgattgggatgatcaaGTGTGTTTTCTGTGCAGTGCAtttacataaaacataataaCTTACAAGCATATAAAAAATTGACAGAACAAAgctaaagtgaaataaacagtgctttatgtttttctggagagtcaaacagtgttcagatacagaaattgaacaatcaaaccaAGAATAACATGGTtatcattgtataaattattttaaaataataatatctttatattttaaactttaataaataatctaatcttgcgatgtgactattgtgcaTATATTAAGATATCAATGCCCAAATGATATATTGAGCATTCCTATTAcacaattacaattaattatacgTAATTACATATAAcaaaccctaaaccaaacccaaATTAGTTAATCCATggtactcagtagttaaatgaagtgttacgctgtaaaaaaaaaaaatctaaaataaagtgtgaccaaaatggtcaaagtaaaaaaaaaaataaataaataaataatttaaataaaagatgAAAGAAAGATGCAGAAAGAAGGTTCTCTTTagctttctttcattctttttaattttctttgaaTGAGTCTTTTTACTGCATTATGAAATCATGGCAGTGTTATTTTTATGCAATTCACCCTTAAattcttcttatttatttattttttacattttaattaattagtttttaaataatgaaGGATTCCAGCATTTGTGTCTCCACTTTCATGCTATTATCAAGCGTAATAAATGAGAAATCCAGAATGTCCAGACTGAGATGCATCTATTAAAACCtggatttagctttttttaagatATAATGCGGGTATGtagaaaaaaatcctttatttttagGGCCATCTGGACACAGCCCTCAAAGAGTGTTTACACTAATTCTAATAAGATTATTGAATAAATTAGTACAATGTCACTTGATAAACTAAaatcttttacattttacattttttttccagagAAGTGGATGATTGAACAAACGTCCTACCTTCACCCAAGCTTCAAGTTCAGCTTTGTACTCGAGCTGTTGTTCCTCCACCTGTTTTTTATATTTGTCTTTCTGGCTTTGGCTAAGTTTGTGCCACCGCTTGCCGATCTCCACCATGCGCTCCTTCAGGCTGAAGTGATTTAGCTCACCGTTAGTTAAGAGTTCCTGAGAGAACATTTGATAACCGCTCCTGAGGGTCAAGAACAGAAAAGGCATGAGTGCTGaaactgtatatgtttttaaacTAGGAAGGTGTCTCTCAGAAATCAGCAAAGTAAAAATGGCAAACTCACACAGGGGGCTTTTTAGGCTCGCCATCGAATTTGGGTTTTCTCTGTCCCTGTCCTGACAGAGCTGTCCTCATCTCTAACAGCTCTCtctgcacaataaaaaaaacaagaaagaacatgaaaataaagctgactttatTCATCCTTAACTCAAAAACCAAACACAATTCATGCTGAAATGCTCATGACAACAGATGAGCAGATTAACCAAATACTACGTTTACACCACACAAATATATCCATGTGCTAGAGCGAACATATCTAATGTTGTCAGATTTATCAAGAATGAGTGAGAAAAGTGATGGTGTCATGCTCATTGAACAGTAATACTGTACAAGCTCCACCAACAGCACAAAACTGAGCATATACACATTGTGAAACATGTGCATCCATTGCAGACCCCTCCGCCTCTACTTTGGTTAGGGGTGACCAACATTTTGACATTTCTTCAGCACAGGTGAGAAGACAGTGGTCAAAACGTCTGGTCACTGACCACGGTTCGGTACTGAACCTCGTATCGCTTCTGGTCCTCTGCAGCTTTCTTGATCCACGGAATCTTCTCCTTCTTTTCCATGGCCTTCCAAGCGGCGTCCATTGCATTCTGCGCTTTCTTCCGGTCGCTCTGTGAAGAGATTAAAAGAGTCAGAAACTGAGATAATCTAAATTTTTCCTGGTTTTGATATGTTTGTGCTCTTTGTACATTTCATATTAGACTTAAACAACAGGTTTGTTCCAATTTCATCACGCTAAACTAAAATCTATGCATACATCCACATCACAGGCTGTTTAGCTCTGAGCACGGATTCATGCATGCACAATTCTACACTGAATTTTCAGAAAGGTTGAAGCTAAAACTCAGTGATCAGGGCAAGCTTTTTCCAGCTTCACCTTCTTGCCAAAGTAAAGCTATTTCTGAGCCAGCGTGATCTAGAGAAAGccattcatgcttttatcagctctCGTCTGGACTATTACAATGCACTTTATGTtagaattaaaggtgcagtatgtaagtttgacacccagtggttgaactaggtattgcactcctggatcaaaacaaacgcaagcgcaggttgccacaTTGAAGACAGGAGAGATTGATTTAAGTcgtttttctaaataaaagcaacggcctgagatagaaggaatattttccatattaaaaggagtttttgttctgaGCAACActttaaattgatatattagaaacggcttctatttctcacaggtgaacaacagaaaactacaatcacctcaggtacacctcatgtgctttattcagtgttaaatgctaacaatgcgagtttgaatgccattttacctcacatttattgccatactactgaaagcagaagcagataGTCCACCTCAGAtctcgaaaataaaataaactgcttgaaattgaactttagaactaaacacatgagtgattcagcatctacatttaataatgttaaagaggtttaatatgtaataattagattataaaccttaccatttcctgagtaagtgcactattctgtgcttctgaatggctgtatttaaatttctgtctggTGCCaatagccaaattgcttatcactgcatatcTTGTCAcgaagtgtgttgttaggacacgggcttacaatgtaacctgctcacctaatgtttacgtacATAATATtgatatcatttgctaattaataacctcatatggaactctaaatctgcgtctcatttcggagtctgttactgtccactggaggtcgcatttcggtcacggatgcaCACTTTTAGAGcctttctaaatgaatgaatgaatgaagcacactgttttccaccaagtcAACccaaggtgctgaaatataattggctgaactggcattgggcaggttaaaattaccaaaacaaagacagcgttctggcacagaaaacacattttcaaagtaaaatatttgactttagcattgtttttcagaaaaacatGAATGTTCAATTGGCATGTTTCGTAAATATCTCCATACTATGggtgtttttatgctttggaagagtcaaaaacttacatacagcacctttaaccaaACCTTCCTTTATCGGTTACAACTggtgcaaaatgctgctgctcgcATGCTGACGAATAGTCGGAAACGTGAGCACATCAAACCTGTCCTTTACTCGCTTTGAATCGATTTTAAActactgttgtttgtttttaatgcaagTCTTGCACCTTCATATTTATGTGAGATTTTAAAGGTTCATAAACCTAACAGGTCCCTACGATCAGCAGGCCAGTTGTTGCTGGAGGTCCCCAGATCCAGGTATAAACAATGGGGTGGTCGTTCATTTGCAGTGGCAAGTCCAAAACTTCACATCATCACAAATGTGGCACTATTTAAAGCAAATcttaaaacctatttatttagactttttttgatATTGGGTAGtacaaaatgctgttttattgacatttgtgttctcactattttatgtattttaatgtttaattttgtttttaatactgtaaagcactttggccAGCCTCCTGGTTGTAATAagatgctatataaataaaattgattgattgataagaCGATGCTGTGCCGACTTTACTGGATCTGATGATGTCACCTGACACAAGTATGAGTAACTGTTTTTATTACATCGCTTTGTCTCTTATTATGGatcatttaatatttatgtttttttaattctaaatcaCAGTAGCATCCATTAAATATATATGCAGATGTATACATTATTGGGCACACAGCAACTGTCCCTTCAAACTTTAGAAATGGTTTAAGCATGCAAAAGACAATCAGACCTTTTAAAGTCAcaaacatctacattacacaCTGCATTAAAGAGTCCCTCCGGGTTTTGTAAGTCCAATGGTTCAAAAAATTGttcaaaaaaaatcttacagCAAAAAAATCTAAGGAAACAATGGCATATgttttgagaaagaaaaaaaagtaatgcaaaatcaCAGAGGGACTGATTCAAGATGATGtccaaaaaaatcttaataatgaGAATATTAAAGCAACACTGTGTAGTTTTCAGACCTTAAAATAAAGTCTCTAAAATGTTTCAGTAGTAGAACAACTCTTAAATGGAGGAACTCTCACACTTTGATTGTACACTCGTTATTGTAATGCATTGTGGCACTGAGTGAGAGCAGTTCAGAACATCCACTAGAATGGTtgctccctcaaatagtgcacAATTTAATGGTATAGGGGTTAATTTCAGATACAGCTAAATAATCGGACACAAGTCCAAGCATGAATCAATATCAGATGGACCTACATTCAGTCTAGTTCATtttttattggttattaaaataaatacattcagttaCTTTACAGCCTTACAAACTTATTTCAATGCCAGATATATAGGCTATTAGGATTGTATGTGGTACATGGGCTTCATTGCTGGGCTTGTGGACATTGTATCCAAACAAGGTTTCTAAATGTGCCCATTCTGTCAGCTTATAGTCAACAAATTTGCATTTAATGCCATGTCCACGGGGAAACTCACACTGTTAAAGCATTCACAACACCGGTAACAAAATTATTAAGCTTATGAACAACACGGGAGGAAAGCCGTGATCAAAAAACATAATGTTGCTTTaaagcagggtttctgcaggtttctttaaatcaaatttaagacttaagacctgtttaagaccaaattttagacttatacagggctaaacactatgGATTTCTATGGTTTACTTCTGTAaacagtttttgtattaatggaagatcatgtgtGTTGGGGTGTGTTGCTTTGGTTTTAGCTTTCTTAccttgattagggaatttaatttggagtatttgctgtaaaaaacgtctaacagctgttgtgaattgtatctctttgcaattaaaaactttaatataaaaaagaaGTTTCTAAATGATTATAGGTGattgggttttggccagattgggtagctttacttggacatagggaaatttagacctgtttaaaaagatttaggacctacaacacaatatttcagtgaatttaagactttttaaggcctacaattttgtttttgaaatttaagaccccgcagataccctgTAAAGGGACAGataattcaaaaatgaaaattgtgatcATTTACctactcttcacttgtttgtttttaacacaaaagaagatatttttggcGAAAACatgtaatcactgacttccatagtatttgttttacctactataaaagtcaatagttacaggttttcagctttcttcaaaacatcttcttttggtttataaccacttgtaaatttttatttttgggtgaactatccctttgacaACATGTACTTACAATAGTGTTAAGGTTGCAATTAGATGTGGTTTACGCTTagctgcatgtaattatgcataacttaCTGTTATTAGTACAGCAAATGTAATATGTAACAAGAACACTGCAAATTAACTGTAAACACGGCATCTTTCTTTAGCATTCTGTGATTCAGTCAAGTCACTCTTACTCTGTATTTAGCCAGATAGTCTCCTATAACACTCTGCTGCCACATCTCTTCTGGAGTCTTAGGCGTTTCAGGAAGCCGGGTTTTCTTCTTACTGTCTCGCTTCTCTTTTGAAAGTCCATGCACCCACTGATCCAGCTCAGGGTCACGAACCCGCTCCTACAGCACACAACAAAAACATTACTGCAATCTGAAAACAGACTGCTTTAGACATCATAACACCAGAGAATTATAGAATGGAGGTATATTAAAAAAAGGACACCTTGCAGATGCCCACCTTCGCAGATGGGGATTTGGCCCTCAGGGGGCTTCCTGCACCCCCTAAGCTCAGCCTGGAGCCGCCCAGCTTCTCCTCTCCCATCACTCGCTCTCTCTCCTCATCTGGGAGACTCTGCAGAGAAACAAAGATTCAGACAAAGAGTCAGGGATTCAACAGTCTCCATTTTAATAGTATGAGTTTATTGTGACTGGTACTTACTTCAAGGAACCTCTGAAGGTCAATCTCGTACTGTTTCTTTTTCTGACAAGACAGATGAAGATTGTAAGTTTTATCTATAGCTAAAACAGAGTTAAATGCAATAACGGGGTTATTAAGAACTCTAATAATagtattaacattttaaacagccccaattatgggtttttgaaaatgaacttccatgtagtgtgcaacacagctctaagtgaaatgaaatatccagctaaggcttaaatctgaaagtgcactgtgtttaatactattgattcatttataagagtcgactcatagtggttcaaatgaatcgtcgGGGTAACAAATCTTTAGCCGTGTCAGCGTGATGTCGATTCGGAACTTAAGCCCAGCCCATTTGTTGCGCGCACAGACACGGGAAAATTTAAACACccagccccgcccacaaacactgtagaaagaaaaagaggaagacaaacactgtagcacatCCCGGTTGAAGCATGTTGCCGAAgtcgctgtgctctgaagtgcgagggaaagttagtgttactttccctacccaaagatgaggctgtgaagagtcagtggttgaagtttatttttgcaaaaatagctCAGCATTATAGCCTCAGGCTTGTGCTGTGTTCCGTCaattttctgatgagtgcttcagcaatctgcaTGCTTACAGCGGAGAATTTGTCgaccatttgttaaaggaaggatcagaaaagactactgattcatgggactttgtcagagcttgacaggaaatTTACAGTACatagttcatggatcagtttcttcctccatttcacaagcgaaagtaacttaagtgtgattaaaattgttgcctacCTGTTTTCTCTAGCaagcaaattatgtattttattgtgttttgttacttgtaactgctccACGGGGCTTGTACCGtgtctggttaactctttatattctcatatcgcgtctaaaaccatgttgaGAATCTGATGCGTGCTGCGTTCTTTACGAAATTAAATGCGTTTGAGCTCAAGATCCTCTGCCATTTgccattgctatggccaccgtcagctgttgcTAAACTTatgcggcggtcaagtttcaaaatagttcagcttttgccgctgtgtggattaatactgaatgtttgtcatggttaagaatagaacaatatgctggtgttaaactgcattgctttaatgcactcctacattgggctcacacatacactctgcgcTCTGACTACtttaacaatgttgataagccatggagggcaattctctctgtctcacgctgaacacagtcgaccaattGCAATGGACTGGGTCAATGGACCattcagcgcagattagcatcgcgttaaagagggggttgggaacaaatgaatcactgaactgttgtgataattaggtaaaaatgaatgcatattataagacaatgacagtgttttttgaccttgcatggatgactgttgttggagacgccaaaaccaaaatatgaccctttttaatacACACTAGGAGCTCTTTAAGTAATACGAACTATGCTCTTTCATCAGTTACCATTTTTACTGAGAGCTTTGTCAATGAATAGTGAATAATTTCTTTCCTTGTTTTCCTattctttttgaaaaaaaataatttcttaaacatttattttttgtttgtttttaaaaaaaataagtttataaaatctttgtttaaaaaatgttatttagagTTTTCTATTTATCAATCAATACTCAAACATAAAGTTTCTACAGAAATATCAAGCAGaactaaaaaatataaatgtttcttgaaTGATTAGTGTAACACTAAAGGTCGAAGTAATGGTTGCAACTTTCACATAAAAAACACTTCATCTGATTCCAAACTTTTGGACAGCAATAAATTTACACATACATATTATATCGGTCATCTGTCACTCTGCTTTCCTAAACTAAGGTCAGCAGCCATTACTAGTCAAACACTGAAACATTTTCCAATGAACATTATTTGCTATTCAGTTTTAAATATTGACTTTTTTGGGTTAAACAATCAAGAGTGGATGGGTCTGGCAGACCTGTTCGCATCGTTTCTGGAACATGTCTTTCTCTTTCTGGGTCATCATCTTCCACTGTTTGCTGCACAGCACCATCCGCTCCGTACTTGGCACGTCCTTCATGTTTACCATTAGTTCAGCACAGTATAGAGAATAGCCATTTCTGCAGAGCACAACCATAAAAATACTGCATATACTGCAAACACTgctaatataataaactaaaatgatcAACAGCAgcatacctttaaaaaaaaaaaaaaaagtatttggtAGACAATTTTGTATATGCCATGCAAAACAACTAAATTAAGAGGTCCCGAAGAAAACCAAAGGCTTCTTAGTGGTTTGAAACATACGGTGGTGGTTTAGTTGGCCGGCCATCAAACTTGTCTTTGAGCTGCCGTTCAGCCTTGGTCAGGACCGATTTGACGTGTTCTTCTGAATTTGCATCTGGATGAGCTTCAATGTACGCTCTCATGGTGTCCTGtatgtgtaaaacaatatttgaataaaatactTAAACCATGCATGTTTCCATCTCGTTCCAACTGGTTTAACATGCAGTTTTTTTGGTGAGCTTGTGGTAAAAATCCTTTCTAATTTTTTAGATTTGTGTGTCTGCTTGCTCAGTTTTGCAGCCATGTTGCTGCTCTAGATGGTGTAGAGAGACATTTCTCATACCCTTTTGTTTATGTCCTGAAAAAGCTCTGtttgaattttgaggaaatacatgaatttaatcaattttggaataaggctgtaacataaaaaaatgtggaaaaagtgaagagctatgaatactttctggatgcactgtatatggcCCTTCCCCTCaccccaacaaaaaaaaaatggtctcCTTCACGTGAAGTGGTAAGGGGTAATTGAGGAGTAGGGGTAATTccacttacccctacccctcaatTACCCCTTACCTCTTACTCCTTCACGAGAAGCAgacaattatttttgttaaggGCCAATATCGGGATTGGGCCTTATAAAGCAGTGATAGAAAAAAGCATGTGACAGGAACAAGGTGTTGGAGACACTGCAATTCTGAATTGGCAAATCACAATCATATATTCTGGGTACCAAATTATACATCTGTTTTGTAAAGACATACAAAGGACATTGGAGGTCATATTGAAGATCAAAATCCaacttcagttttcagtgttataCTTAAGAAATTCTTGAGTTGCATTAAACTGAAGACATAATGATGGAGAATACTCCTGGGTGCAGCTAAAATGACAATTACACGTAAATGGCTCCAATCTAACCTTCCCACTTTAGAAGAATGGAAAGCAATTGGTATGGAAATTTGGAAGATGAACCCTTACTTTCTCCTAAAACTAAAAAACGCATTTATTTTATGGAGTAAGCATAAAGAATTTTTGGACTCTGAGATCTAACGATGGTAAAATAGATATGTAATAGACTATCTGCTAATGTAGCTATGTAAGGTCACCTTTACATTGTTCTATAGATCTTTTTCTTTGTTGCTGCATGGAGGATGCCATAGTGACCAACGCCTTCCGGTAGGCTGCTCAGAACTTCCGTTAAGAATTGTCATCAGCCAGAGCAGCGTTTCAAATGGCtcacggagtgtttttgtgatggaAAACTTTGATTTTGAAATAAAGACCTGTGTTAAAGCTGTTTTCCTTCTGTCAGATTTGGTTAAAGTGTGAGAGAAAACTGCTCTACTGATTCAGTGTCTGCCAtcagatcagatgctgaaatacAGCATCAGTGTTCCCGATCTGTCAGCTGTTATAATGTACTCCTCGACTCttcaatgtaaacaaacacacaatctgCCTCACTGCTTTATAAAGAGAAAAtcatattactggcatgaaactagcAGGTATGCaagccatgcaatttccaaaaatgaccaataaaagtccgttactgatactcggctggctgatttgcatgttgattctaatcgcgAGCAGTTATGTTTCATTAAGTTAgtttgtattgtgtagtatttaccatggtatgtgtttttctgtcatttcaaaatgccactttattttcactttgtgattCTTATTCGATTAATGTGTTAGAGGGACAGTACAGGCTAcatgtgtgtcaaacattttggtgaagtACATtagtttgggttggttatatatttgaaagaaagagaaaatgttgactttagcgatgatgAGGCTCCATTTGAATGGCACAAAATGCTGTCTGACAACAAGGGAAAATACCTTGCATCAGTTGTTTTCGATCCCATCCTccagtccaggaggtggtgctgatagacaacagtattagttcaaagacatTACAggcaagtaaaatagattaaaacgaacgtttcaaagctgtccgaaTGTGAATGTTTAtgcgcatcagctgccgaccggaagttcttagcatcctCCTTGCGCAAACATGCAAAGCATAACAGATAATTTGCGTTCTAAAAAAAAGGTCTATACCCTGCTGTTCtggttaaatttttttctttctcctttgGTAATGTAAATGTTCAAATTTTAGAagttacaaaattgtattttgaaGTGCTCAGGAAGTCAGATGAACAAATTTTTCTTGTGTGTAATTATCTAATTCATACAGGATTCTGTATGGTAACTTGttgcaaaagaagaaaaatcatGTGACTAGCTgcagtgatgtcacttcctttgGGAGGAAATTTTGGAAGGCGTTGAGGCATGTCTATAAAATGTTTAGGATACACCAATAGTGACTTTATTATTTCAACTGGGTCATTCTGATATTTCAGGGAATTTCTCATTGAGAATTTTAATACAGTGAATATGAATGAAATTCTGTTTTAAAGATGTCATGTGATAATTGGTCTGAAATTAGCATCTTAAGCTAAAGCCCAAAATGGTGGaatatgtcaactctgttactgttaactcTTTTAGAGGTTTAAAAAGTTGAACAATAATTTAAACACCTATTAGTAATGGAATCAAACTTTCCCCAACACATTTAGGAAATTTGCATGATTTTAAACAACTAATGGAattagtttactgtaaattatacatttgtttcaTGTCATTCCAGTTTAAGGAAAATTGACGGACAATGCCTGCAATGTACCAGAGATTTTATGACACCAAAAAATCATACCTCATAATGTTTCTGCAGCTCCAGAGCTTTGCTGATCCATTTCAGCCTCTTTTTGTCTGATAACTGAGACCATTGTCTGCGTAACGCTTCCTTCAGCTCCTTCTGGCTCACCTACAAGTATCAAACATACAAATCCTTTCAAAATAAGCAAAAACCTTTAAACTTGCGTGAATTACTGCGAAGCTCATTGTAGGTTGCTTAGCCAAAACATGAGAGCATATGACCACTAGGGTGTTTTCCCCTGCCAAACTCTTTTACCTCGGGGTGGATTTTCATGTAGGTCTTCTTCTCATGGTTGTACCACAGCTGCTGAGGGGTCTTGGGCTTCTCTGGGAGGTCTGACTTCTTCCTCTCCTCTATTAAATCTGGGTGGTCCTCCCTAAAACCAATAGAAGCTCTTCACTGAatcaccaataataataaaaaaaaggtatGGAGGAATGGAGGAAAATAGACACTGACTTGAATCGTGCCATGTTCTTCTCAAaagactctttctctctctggaaCTCTTGAATGTACTTGAGCTGACAAAAATGCAATTTGAAAATAACAACAGATGGCCTTAACATGCAATATTTATATGCGTATTACTTAGACAGAAACAAGGCTC is a genomic window of Danio aesculapii chromosome 2, fDanAes4.1, whole genome shotgun sequence containing:
- the ubtfl gene encoding upstream binding transcription factor, like isoform X1; amino-acid sequence: MALSLRLRETSSLTLMFTLNSGYENHSRTSGPTWPVKCQGGALVNSVIMNGSTSVSGSQTGRIKIESVADTWSKEDCLMLLERIRSLLPDGDTMKYKTTESHFDWEKVGFGVFSGDMCKQKWQKVATEVRKYRTMTELIVDAIEYVKNPYKGKKLKTHPDFPKKPLTPYFRFFMEKRAKYAKIHPEMSNLDLTKILSKKYKELPEKKKLKYIQEFQREKESFEKNMARFKEDHPDLIEERKKSDLPEKPKTPQQLWYNHEKKTYMKIHPEVSQKELKEALRRQWSQLSDKKRLKWISKALELQKHYEDTMRAYIEAHPDANSEEHVKSVLTKAERQLKDKFDGRPTKPPPNGYSLYCAELMVNMKDVPSTERMVLCSKQWKMMTQKEKDMFQKRCEQKKKQYEIDLQRFLESLPDEERERVMGEEKLGGSRLSLGGAGSPLRAKSPSAKVGICKERVRDPELDQWVHGLSKEKRDSKKKTRLPETPKTPEEMWQQSVIGDYLAKYRSDRKKAQNAMDAAWKAMEKKEKIPWIKKAAEDQKRYEVQYRTVRELLEMRTALSGQGQRKPKFDGEPKKPPVSGYQMFSQELLTNGELNHFSLKERMVEIGKRWHKLSQSQKDKYKKQVEEQQLEYKAELEAWVKSLSPQERAVYKEFSSTKRRSTTKARGPGAKVRVTKGKAVGARAATVGPGGGKRSMAYRAKQDTSDSDDDDEKTDTSDSEDDDESSGSTDSYEDDEDDENEEDDDEDDDDQSDGSSSSSSEDSSDSDSD
- the ubtfl gene encoding upstream binding transcription factor, like isoform X7, whose product is MALSLRLRETSSLTLMFTLNSGYENHSRTSGPTWPVKCQGGALVNSVIMNGSTSVSGSQTGRIKIESVADTWSKEDCLMLLERIRSLLPDGDTMKYKTTESHFDWEKVGFGVFSGDMCKQKWQKVATEVRKYRTMTELIVDAIEYVKNPYKGKKLKTHPDFPKKPLTPYFRFFMEKRAKYAKIHPEMSNLDLTKILSKKYKELPEKKKLKYIQEFQREKESFEKNMARFKEDHPDLIEERKKSDLPEKPKTPQQLWYNHEKKTYMKIHPEVSQKELKEALRRQWSQLSDKKRLKWISKALELQKHYEDTMRAYIEAHPDANSEEHVKSVLTKAERQLKDKFDGRPTKPPPNGYSLYCAELMVNMKDVPSTERMVLCSKQWKMMTQKEKDMFQKRCEQKKKQYEIDLQRFLESLPDEERERVMGEEKLGGSRLSLGGAGSPLRAKSPSAKVGICKERVRDPELDQWVHGLSKEKRDSKKKTRLPETPKTPEEMWQQSVIGDYLAKYRSDRKKAQNAMDAAWKAMEKKEKIPWIKKAAEDQKRYEVQYRTVRELLEMRTALSGQGQRKPKFDGEPKKPPVSGYQMFSQELLTNGELNHFSLKERMVEIGKRWHKLSQSQKDKYKKQVEEQQLEYKAELEAWVKSLSPQERAVYKEFSSTKRRSTTKARGPGAKVRVTKGKAQDTSDSDDDDEKTDTSDSEDDDESSGSTDSYEDDEDDENEEDDDEDDDDQSDGSSSSSSEDSSDSDSD
- the ubtfl gene encoding upstream binding transcription factor, like isoform X6; its protein translation is MALSLRLRETSSLTLMFTLNSGYENHSRTSGPTWPVKCQGGALVNSVIMNGSTSVSGSQTGRIKIESVADTWSKEDCLMLLERIRSLLPDGDTMKYKTTESHFDWEKVGFGVFSGDMCKQKWQKVATEVRKYRTMTELIVDAIEYVKNPYKGKKLKTHPDFPKKPLTPYFRFFMEKRAKYAKIHPEMSNLDLTKILSKKYKELPEKKKLKYIQEFQREKESFEKNMARFKEDHPDLIEERKKSDLPEKPKTPQQLWYNHEKKTYMKIHPEVSQKELKEALRRQWSQLSDKKRLKWISKALELQKHYEDTMRAYIEAHPDANSEEHVKSVLTKAERQLKDKFDGRPTKPPPNGYSLYCAELMVNMKDVPSTERMVLCSKQWKMMTQKEKDMFQKRCEQKKKQYEIDLQRFLESLPDEERERVMGEEKLGGSRLSLGGAGSPLRAKSPSAKERVRDPELDQWVHGLSKEKRDSKKKTRLPETPKTPEEMWQQSVIGDYLAKYRSDRKKAQNAMDAAWKAMEKKEKIPWIKKAAEDQKRYERELLEMRTALSGQGQRKPKFDGEPKKPPVSGYQMFSQELLTNGELNHFSLKERMVEIGKRWHKLSQSQKDKYKKQVEEQQLEYKAELEAWVKSLSPQERAVYKEFSSTKRRSTTKARGPGAKVRVTKGKAVGARAATVGPGGGKRSMAYRAKQDTSDSDDDDEKTDTSDSEDDDESSGSTDSYEDDEDDENEEDDDEDDDDQSDGSSSSSSEDSSDSDSD